The sequence below is a genomic window from Cryobacterium arcticum.
GTCCGGCTCGGTCGACAGTCTCCTCGATGCGTGCGGAAAATTCTCTGAAAATCTTTTTCCCACCGGGTCTGCAGCGGCATGCAAAAACCCCCGATGACTACTGTCATCGGGGGTTTTTGTATTTTGTTGTGGATCCGAGGGGATTCGAACCCCTGACCCCCTGCATGCCATGCAGGTGCGCTACCAGCTGCGCCACGGACCCAGACTTTGTTTCGAATTCCTCCGAAACAACTTCATTAGGTTACTACATGTTTTGAGTGGTCGCGAACCAAACGCTAGTCCGCGGCATCAATTTCGACCACGGATTCGGTCGGGGACGCCACTGCGGGCTCCACGACGGGCTCGTCGAGGGCACGTGCGCTGGGCAGATCGATCGGGATGACCGGGCAGTCCTTCCAGAGTCGTTCGAGGGAGTAGTAGACCCGCTCTTCTTCGTGGAACACGTGCACGACCAGGTCGCCGAAGTCGACGAGGACCCAGCGGCCCTCGGCACGCCCCTCACGACGCAGCGGCTTGTAGCCGGCCTCGATGAGCTTGTCCTCGATCTCGCCGGCGATCGCGACGACGTTGCGCTCGGAGCGTCCGGTGACGATGAGGAAGATGTCGGCCAACGGCAACGGGTTGGAAACGTCGATAGCTACGAGGTCCTCCCCCGCTTTCGAGTCGGCGGCGGCGGCAGCCACCTTGAGGAGCTCGAGAGCGTGGGCAGAAGCGGTCATCGATTGAATCCCTGAGTTAGTAAAAGCGAAAAGGATGGCATAAGAAGAAACGAGACTAGTCGGTCACCGGAAAGCATGGATCACTAGTAGATATTGAAGGCGTAGCCGACCACGAAGAGTGACAGCACGCCGATGGCGAGCACCGCCGCGGTGATGGCGAGAACCGTCGGCAGTGACGCTCCCCGTTTGCGCGGCGGCGTCATGACGCCGCGGGTGGAGGTGTGGGTGCTGACGGCGCGGCTCGCGCTCACGGGAGCGACGTCGTTGTGGTGGCCGCCCTCGTCGAGCTGGTCCAGCATCCGGTCCATCTCGGACGAGTCAAAGAGGTTGGGGTGCTGGCCAGTGGCGCCGAGGCTGCGCGGCAGGTCGATGGAACCGGTGATCATGATCTCGCCGGTGCTGGTGATCGGACCGGCCGGGCCCTGCCTGGGGATCGACGGCAGGATCAGGGCGTTGGTCGTCGTCGGTATTCCGCCCGCCCCGACGCCCCGACCGACGAGGTCGTCGAAGGTCTGGTCGTCGCGACGGCCGATGGTCTCGATGTGGCTGTCGTCTTCGCGGTCGACCGACCAGTGGCCGATGGGCGGGTGCAGCCCGCTGGATGCGGGGGCGGGATTCAGCGATGGCGCGTCGTCGGTGCCGGCGTCCCGGTTCGCGGGGACAGCCGCCGGCGCCAGCTGGCGTTCGTCGGGAGTCCCGTTGTGAGCTGAATGGTCGTCGGCTGCACGTTCATCGGCTGCATGCCCGTCATCTGCACCGTCGGTGCTCGCCGTTGCCGCGGCCTGCAGAGCACGCAGTTCGCGGCGGCTCAGAGTGCGGCCGGTGTCCTGCACCATGGCAGGCTCGGGGATCGGCAATGGAGCCGGAGCGGGGCGGGCAGGTTCAGCACGTTCGACGGGCGGCGCGGTGTGCCGGGAGTGGTGTTCGTCGGGCTCGATCGGCGCCGGGGAGGAGGTGGGGCGAGGTTCGGGGGACGCGGGCGACTCGTCGTTCGAACGGTCCTCTGCAGAGACCGGTTCGTTTTCCCGGGCCAACTCGCGCAACTGTCGTCGCGTCAGTGGCTGCGGGCTATTACCCAACGTCATGCCACACTCCGATACAGGTGATGCTTTGAGATGTACTGGACAACCCCGTCGGGGACCAAGTACCAGACCGGGAATCCCCGGTTCACGCGTTCCCGGCAGTCGGTGGACGAAATGGCCAGAGCCGGAACCTCCAACAAGCTTACGTCCTGGTTAGGTAAACCTGAAATGCTCAGATCATGTCCCGGTCGACTCACAGCCACGAAATGCGCCAGCTTCCACAGTTCGGCGGCGTCCTTCCAGCCCAGGATCTGGGTGATGGCGTCGGCTCCGGTGATGAAGAAGAGTTCGGCGTCCGGACGTTCCGCGTGCAGGTCTCGCAGCGTGTCGATGGTGAAGGTGGGGCCGGTACGGTCGATGTCGACCCGGCTCACCGTGAAGCGTGGGTTTGACGCCGTGGCGATCACGGTCATGAGGTAGCGGTGCTCGGCCACGGTCACGTCGTGCTTCTGCCACGGCTGCCCGGTCGGCACGAAGATGACCTCGTCGAGATCGAAGCTCTGCGCGACCTCGCTGGCCGCCACAAGGTGCCCATGGTGGATCGGATCGAAGGTTCCGCCCATCACTCCGATGCGTGGGCGGTGCCGGGTCACAGTCGGCCGTTCGGTTAGTGGCCGCCGTGGCTGGACGCGCCACCGTGCGCGGCCGCGTACGCGTTCGCCTTTGCACTGTGGCGGTTGGCGACGTCGCGGAAGCTCCACAGGACGAAACCGAGGGCCGCGAAGATCACGAGGGCCACCAGGCCGTAGACCCAGGTGGGCACGGGCAGTTGGGCGTGCTCGACCTCGGCCAGGACAGCGGTCAGGAACAACATGGAATCTCCGTTCGGGGAAGCGTGGGGTCAATCGGAAGCCACGACGGGCGGCACCGGTACCGCGACCAGTCTAGCGGGGCGACCCGCCCGCACCGGGAGGGGCTCCCGCACGGCGCCGTCGGTGCGCCGAAGACACGCTAGGACCGGATCTGGCCGGATCCGCGGACGATCCATTTGGTGCTCGTGAGTTCCGGCAGGCCCATGGGCCCCCGCGCGTGCAGCTTCTGGGTGGAGATACCGACCTCGGCGCCGAAGCCGAACTCGCCCCCGTCGGTGAAGCGGGTTGAGGCGTTGACCATCACGGCGGCGGAGTCCACCTCGCCCAGAAAGCGTTCGGCGTTGACGATGTCGTTGGTGATGATCGACTCGGTGTGACCGGTGGAGTACCGGCGGATGTGCGCGATGGCCTCGTCGAGGTCGGCGACGACCGCCACGGACAGGTCCAGGCTCATGTACTCGGTGGACCAGTCTTCCTCGGTGGCCGGCACCGCGGCCGGGAACAGGGCACGCACCGCCGCATCCCCGTGAATGGTCACGCCGGCCTCGGCGAGTCGGCCCAGAACAGCCGGCAGCAGCCGCGCGGCCGCGGCCTCGTGCACGAGCACGGTCTCGACGGCGTTGCAGACACTGGGTCGCTGCACCTTGGCGTTGTGCACGATGTCCGTGGCCCACGCGAGATTCGCGGAGTCGTCGAGGAAGATGTGCACCACGCCGGCTCCGGTTTCGATGACGGGCACGGTGGATTCGGTCACGACGGCCTGGATCAGCCCTGCGCTGCCCCGGGGAATCAGCACGTCCACGAATCCGCGGGCCTGCATCAGACGAGTGGCGCCGGCACGGCCGTACGGGTCGATGGTCTGCACGGACTCCCCCGGCAGCCCGGCCGCGACGAGTGCCTGCTGAATCAGGTCCACGAGCACCCGGTTCGAGTTCTCGGCGGCCGATCCGCCGCGGAGAACCGCGGCGTTGCCGCTCTTGAGGGCCAGGGCGGCGATGTCGACGGTCACATTGGGCCGCGCCTCGTAGATGACACCGACCACACCGAACGGCACACGGACCTGGCTGATCTTGACGCCGTTGGGCAGGCTGCTGCCCCGCACCACCTCGCCGACCGGGTCCGTGAGCAGTTCGATCTCGGCCACGGCGTCGGCGAGAGAGCGGATGCGGGCCTCGTCCAGCGTCAGTCGGTCCAGCAGTGCCGCGCTCAGGCCGTTGTCCGCGCCGACAGAGAGATCGACCGCGTTGGCCGCGACGATCCCGGCGACGTTGTCGCGGAGCGCCTGGGCGATGCCGCGCAGGGCGCGATTCTTCACCTGGGTGGGCGCTGAGGCGAGAGCCAGGGAGGCCTGGCGTGCCGCGGTGAGCAGAGCGGTGAGGCCGTCCGCGGTGTCAGAGACGCCACGGTCGCCGGACCCGACGCGTGCGGGCATGGCGTCCGGCACCGTCCCCGCCTGGTCCTCGGTGGGCGGCAGGGCGACGGGGCGGGTCTGCGACATGCCCCTAGTTTAGGACAGCTCGTGTCCGGCGGTACGCCCGCCGACAGCGGGTTCAGCAGGCTCGAACCAGGTGCCGATGGCGTCTCCCCTGAGCGCCTCGGCGACGAGCGCCGTGGAGGTCACGAGCACGGCGGTTCCCGCATCCTGGGCGATCCGGGCGGCGGACACCTTGGTGCCCGCTCCTCCCGTGCCCACGCCGGACAGCGAGGAGCCGAACTCCACATCGGGCAGGGTGTCACCCACGGCGACGTGGTCGATGCGCTCGGCGCCGGGCAGGTGCGGCGGCCGGGTGTACAGGGCATCCACGTCGCTGAGCAGCACGAGCAGGTCGGCCTTCACCAGCGTGGCGACGAGGGCGGCGAGCCTGTCGTTGTCGCCGAACCGGATCTCGTGGGTGGCGACGGTGTCGTTCTCGTTCACGATCGGCAGGATACGCAGCCCGAGCAGGCGCTCCATGGCGCGCTGCGCGTTGCTGCGCGGCGACGCGTTCTCGAGGTCCCCGGCCGTGAGGAGCACCTGGCCCGCGATGATGTCGTACCGGTCGAGGCTGTCCTGGTACCGGAAGATGAGGAGGTTCTGGCCCACCGACGCCGCGGCCTGCTGGGTCGCGAGATCGGTAGGGCGCTCGTCGAGCTGCAGGTAGGGCATGCCGGTGGCGATGGCGCCGGAGGAGACCAGGACCACCTCGGCGCCGCGCCCGTGCGCCGACGCCAGGGCGTCGACGAGGGGTGCGATCTGGCCGACGTTGGCGCCGCTGATCGAGGACGATCCGACCTTGACGACGATGCGTCTGGCCGTGGCGATGCCGCTGCGCTCCAGGCGGCGCCGGGCGGCGCCGCTCACCCCTCCATCGGTCACTCGGAGTCGCCCTCCCGGGTGCGGCGACGGGCAGCGTTGTTCTCGGTGACCTCGTCGGCGCCGCCGTTGTACTCTTCCTCGCCGGTCGACCACATGCCGGCCTCGCGTTCGCGGATGAGTTCGGCCCGGGCGGCGGACTTCGCGTCCATGCGCTTGAGGTATTCCTCGCGACGCTCGTTGCTGGTGCGGCGCTTGGAGTCGTCCATCCGGCTGTCGGTTCCGCGCGGGGCGGTGATCAGCTCGGCGGTGGACGTGAGAGTGGGCTCCCAGTCGAAGATCATCCCGTCCCCCGGGCCGATCACGACGGTCGAGCCGGCGACGGCACCGGCCTTGAAGAGTTCGTCTTCGGTGCCGAGCTTGGCGAGGCGGTCGGCGAGGAAGCCGACGGCTTCGTCGTTCTTGAAGTCAGTCTGCTGCACCCAGCGCTCGGGCTTGGCGCCGAGGATGCGGAAGATGTTGCCGAACGATCCGCCTTCGACGCGCACGATGAAGCCGCTGTCGTCGACGGCCTTGGGCCGGATGACGATGCGGGGCTTGAGAGCTGCGGCCTCTGCGCTGCTGAGACGGCCGGCTTCGACGGTCTCGGCCAGGGCGAAGTTGAGCTGGCGCAGGCCCTCGTGGCTGACCGTGGAGATCTCGAAGACGCGGTAGCCGCGTTCCTCGAGTTCGGCCTTGACGAAGGCGGCGAGCTCGCGGCCCTCTGGGACGTCGATCTTGTTCAGGGCGATCAGCTGCGGGCGTTCGAGCAGCGGCGTCTGGCCCTCGGGCACCGGGTACGCGGCAAGCTCGCCGAGGATGATGTCGAGGTCGCTGATCGGGTCGCGACCGGGGTCGAGCGTGGCGCAGTCGAGGACGTGCAGCAGTGCGGTGCAACGCTCCACGTGGCGCAGGAACTCGAGACCGAGGCCCTTGCCCTCGCTGGCGCCCTCGATGAGCCCGGGGACGTCGGCGACGGTGTAGCGCACCTCACCGGCATCGACGACGCCGAGGTTGGGCTGCAGGGTCGTGAAGGGGTAGTCGGCGATCTTGGGCCGCGCGGCGGAGATCGCGGCGATGAGGCTGGACTTGCCGGCCGAGGGGTAGCCGACCAGGGCCACATCCGCCACGGTCTTCAGCTCGAGGTAGACGTCACCCTCGTAGCCGTAGGTGCCGAGCAGGGCGAAGCCGGGGGCCTTGCGCTTGGTCGAGGCGAGGGCGGCGTTGCCGAGCCCGCCCTGTCCGCCGGGAGCGACGACGATGCGGTAGCCGGGCTCCGTCATGTCGGCGAGTTCGTTGCCTTCGGCGTCCTTGACCACGGTGCCCAGCGGGACCGGCAGCTCGATGATGTCGCTGCTGTAGCCGTTGCGGTGGTCGCCCATGCCGGGTCCGCCGTTGGCGGAGCTGCGGTGCGGGGAGCGGTGGAAGGACAGCAGGGTGGTGACCTGCGGGTCGGCGACGAGGACGATGTCGCCACCGTTGCCGCCGTTTCCGCCATCGGGGCCGGCGAGAGGCTTGAACTTCTCGCGTTTGACCGAGACACAACCGTTTCCTCCGTTGCCCGCTCGCAGATGCAGCGTGACTTGGTCAACGAACGTGGCCATGGGAATGCCCCTTTCAGGTGGCGATAAAAACAAACATGAGGACGAGCCGAAGCCCGCCCTCATGCTGAAAAGCTGTGTGGATGCCTAAGCGGCAGCTACCACGATGTTGACGACCTTGCGGCCACCCTTTGCACCGAACTCGACCGAGCCGGCTTCGAGGGCGAAGAGGGTGTCGTCGCCGCCACGGCCGACGTTCACGCCGGGGTGGAAGTGGGTGCCACGCTGACGGACGATGATCTCGCCCGCGCCGACAACCTGACCGCCGAAGCGCTTCACGCCGAGGCGCTGTGCGTTGGAGTCACGACCGTTGCGAGTGGAACTCGCGCCTTTTTTGTGTGCCATTTGTTCTTCTCCTCAGGCCTTAGGCGATGCCGGTGACCTGAACGCGAGTGAGCTCCTGACGGTGCCCCTGACGCTTCTTGTAACCGGTCTTGTTCTTGAACTTCTGGATGACGATCTTCGGGCCGCGGAGGTCGTTGAGGACCTCGGCGGTGACCTTGACGTTGGCCAGCGACGTCGAGTCAGAGGTGATCTTGTCGCCGTCGACGAGAAGCACGGCGGCCAGCTCGACGTTGCCGTCCTTGTCAGCCTTGATTCGGTCCATCGTTACGATGGTCCCGACCTCTACCTTCTCCTGCCGCCCACCGGCGCGCACAACTGCGTAAACCACTTTACGTACCTATCTCTGGGGAACCCCGGGGGCTCCGATTCCTATGATGGAAAGTTACCGAGTGCAAATGGACCAAGTCGGACCATCTCACGTCAGAAAACCTTGGGCGTTGCGTGGACATAGTCCACCGCACACCAACACTCGACTTTAGCGGATCGGATAGCCCCGGTCAAACCATTCGGCGGGGGTGTGTCGCGACGGGTCTGCCGGCATCCGATTCAGTCCCTACACTTTCAGGATGAGCATACTGATCGACCAGCCTGCCTGGCCGGCCCATGGAACGCTCTGGTCGCACCTGGTGAGCGATTCATCCCTCGAGGAGTTGCACGCGTTCGCGTCTGCTCAGGGCATCCCCCGCCGCGGGTTCGACCTGGACCATTACGACGTGCCCGAGGCCCGGTACGACAGCCTGGTGGCCGCTGGAGCCGTGCCCGTGGACTTTCGCGGGCTGGTCACCCGCTTGCGCGCAAGCGGCCTGCGGGTGAGCGGCCGGGAACGCCGTTCGAGGCCCGGAGGCGCCACCAGCTGACGGGGCGTCACCAGGTGGCGTCGATCCCCACGATGCTGCGACTGATGGCGCCCGTTGCCAGGTCGACGATGATCGTGGTCGCCGTGGTCGCCTGGGCCCCCACCGGGTAGTCATCGCTGACCTGGGTCTGGCTGTTGGGCACGGTCTGGATCGCCAGGTACTGGTCGTTCGGTGAGATCACGAAGCCCAGGATGGTCTCATTGGGCAGCACCGGTTCGTAGACGACCCGACTGGTGGGGGCGTCGGGGTCGCCGGTGACGAGGGTGAGGTACTGGCGCACGCGGCCGGTCGCCTGGTCGAATTCGGCGACCCGCTGCACATAGCCCTCGCCCCCGGTGAGGAAGCGCAGCTCCGCCGTGTACGGGGTGGTTCCGGCCACGTCTTGGGGCACGATGGCGGCCTCAGAGCCCGTCGAGAGGTCCAGGATGTACTGGCTGCCCTGATCGGAGACCGCGATCCTGACGCCGTCGGGAGCGAAGGCGTTGAGATTGGGGAATTGCCCGATCGGGATGGGGGCGGTGTCGGCTCGCGGGTCGACGAGCAGAAGGGTGGTGTCGAAGAGCTGTGCGACGAGCTCGGACCGGGCGGGCATGAATCCCCAGGCGATGGCCTGGATGGGCTTCTTGTCCAGGCCCGTGACGGTGTCGACGGTGCCGCGGGTGAGGTCGAGCAGGAACAGGGTGTTGTCGTAGACGGTGCCGGCGGCTCCCGGCGCGCTGCTGAACCGGAACCCGACGGTGCTGGAGGACGGTGAGGCCTGCAGGTCCTGCACGATTCCGGTGCCGGGCAGCGTGAGTTCGGCGGCTTGCCCGTCGGCGGAGACCAGGCTCAGCCGGCTGCTGAGGTCGTCGGCGAGGGTGACGACCACGAGTTCGTCCCCCACGGGCACGAAGGACTGGATGTAGGGCGCCGTGAAGGCATCGGTGCTCTCCGGCGAACCGACGGCGGTGCGCAGGATGCGATCTGGAGCCTTGGTCGACTCCCCCGGGGTCGCCGGCGCCCGGCTGAGGACGAAGAGGGGTGCCTCCCCGGTGCGGAAAGTCACGGCCAGGTCGCTGCTCCGGTCGCCGAAGGCTCCCGAGACGTCGTTGACCCGCACGGTGTATTCGGTGTCGTAGGCCAGCGGCTGGGGGAACACGACGACAACGGAATCGTTCGAGGTCTGCACGTCGACCGGGCTGGCCGGTCTGATCTGCACCTGGTCCGCGCTGACCTCGGCGAGCTGTTGGTTGGTCGAGAGGACCAGGCGTTGCCCGGCGGCCGAGACCACTGCTGTCGTGTCGACGTCGGATCCCGTGAGCCGGGGGCCGCCCAGCAGGTTCACCGCCACGAGCGCCAGGCACAGAACGATCAACCCGGTCAGGAGGATCCCGAGAGTGCGGCGGAACCGACGCGCTCCGCCCGGATCTTCGGGGCCGGCCGTGAACGGCGTCTCAGTAGACATAGGGGTCGCTCGGCTGCTCAACGGGCGTGATGTCCGTGGGTTGCAGGGCGAGCGCATCGGTCGATCGCACGCTCGGGTTGGGCCGGAACGTTCCCGTCACCTCGACCCAGTCGTCGGTGTCGTAGCTCGCCTTCCAACCCGGTTGGAAGACCGCCAGGCCGATCGGCTGGGCGTCCACGGCGCAGCAGGTGACCACGAACCGGGCCACGTAGAAGACGTTGTCGGGGTCCGCCGCATCCGGCAGCACGAAACCGGTGACCCGGGCCGTCTTGTCGGCGTACAGACCCGGGTCGCTCGATTGGGCCAGCAGCGACACCCATTCCTTCACGCTCAACCGCTCGTAGTCCCCGGTGCCCACCAGGGCGGCGGCCTGCGCCGACGAGGCTTCGCTGTCGAGGCCGCCGGAGTTGACCTCACGCTGGGTGGCGGTGGCGCTCGTGAGCGTGGCCGGAGGCAGGCCGAGCACTGCGATCGCGGCGATCGTGAGCAACAGTCCGCTGCCGGTCAGGGCGAGCGCACCTCGGCGGGCCGACAGCGGGCCGGCACCCGCGGGGGTGCGGACCACGAAGCTGGCCACCACGAACATGAGCCCGAGCGCGGCCATGACGACGGTGAACACGAAGTACCGCGGATGGATATAGAGCCCCAACTGACCGGTGACACCGAGCCAGATGGTACCGACAACCACGACGAGGCTCAGGCCGATGCCGCGCCAGCGTTCGGCCAGATAGCCGGGAACGGAGCTCAATGGGCGAGGGCTCGTGGGCGCCCCCGCGGCTGGTGGCACGCCGTCGTTGGGCCCGGGCATTCGCCTGGACGCCTTCTCTGCGTCAGGCGACATAGTTCAGCAACAATCCGGCGGCGGCGCTCATCAGGGCCACCAGGGCCGTGATCTGCACGAGGGTGCGGGTGGTGAAGGTGGTGCGCATCAGGGCGAGCATCTTGACGTCGATCATGGCTCCGAAGGTGAGGAAGGAGGCGATGCCGCCCGGCATGAAGGTGCTGCCGAACGACAGCACGAAGAAGGCGTCCACGTTGGAGCAGACCGCCACGATGAAGGCGAGCCCCATCATGGCCAGCACCGACCAGACGGGGTTGCTGCCCAGGGCCAGCAGCACCGACCGGGGCACGAAGACCTGGGTGAGCGCGGCGATCAGCGAGCCGACGAACAGGGCGGGCATGATCACGGCGGTCTCCCGGGTGAACAGGTCGACCGACTTCTCGAAGCGCCCCTGGCGGGGGCCCGCGCCGTGGCCGTGGCCGTCGTGCTCGTCGTGACCGGCATCCGGTCGGGCACACGAGGCTGCGAACGTGCGGGTGAGCAGGCTGTCAGGATCGGGGTGGCGGCTGTAGAGCCAGCCGATCACGTTGGCGATCACGAAACCCGCCACGATACGGGTGATCAGGATCCCGTCGCTGAACCCGAAGGCCTGGTGGGTGGTGATGATCGTGATCGGGTTGAGGATAGGCGCGGCGAGCAGGAACGTGATCGACTCAGGCACCGTGAAGCCCCCGACCATGAATCCGCGGGCGAGTGGCACGTTTCCGCACTCACAAACCGGGAAGAACATGCCCAGGAGCGAGATGCAGGCGCGGCGGAGCAGCGGCTGGCGCGGCAGGAACCGGGTGATGAAGCCGTGCGGCAGCCACACCTGCACGACTGTCGACAGCAGGATGCCGAGGAAGACGAACGGCGCGGATTCGATGATGACGCTCAGCGCCAGAGTGACGGTGTCCTGCGCGCGGTCCGGGAGTCCCCAGCCCTCGAAGGCCGGACTCACGGCACGGACGGTGAACGCCAGTGCGACCAGGATGACACCGACGATGAGGCCGGTGGGCACACGCGACACGGCCCCCCGATCGCTGTGCATGGGTCGAGCTTACCGTGCCGAAAACCCCGGACGGCCGAGCTCCGGAACCGTCGGCGCCGACCCCAGAGACACCGATAGCGGCGCCGCCCGCGAGGGTGGCGCCGCTAGGGCGTGTGTGCCGCTGCTACTTCTGGTCGGTCGTGGGCACCACGATGGGCTGCACCGAGGTCGTCGAGCCGCCGGCCGTCGTGACGCGCCGGCTGCGCGAGCGGCCCTGACCGGGCTGCTTGGGCTCGGGCAGTGAGTCCAGCACCGAATCGAGCAGCTGATCGGTGACCTGCTTGCTGACCGGACGACGACTGCGCGGTGACTTCTTCACCGGGATGTCGAGGATCGCTACGCCCTCGGACCCGTCAACAGCGGCGGGCTGCTGGGCCTCGACACCGGTGTGCTCCCCTGTGGCCAGGTCCTCGGCGGGTTGCCCCGTCGAGGCCTCGGTCGCTGGGGTGCGGGCGCCGGAGCGGTTGTTGTCCGTGCGGCTGCCCGAACGGCCACCCGACCGGTTCCGGGACGCGCCGCGCGAGGCAGGAGCGCCGTCAGTGGCCGGCTCGGCGGCGATGTCCACGGCTGCGGACTCCCCCGACGGTGCGTTGTCGATGCCGGGTTCGGCGACCGGCGTCGCACTGCCGGTCTGAGCTGTGCCGGTCTCAGCGCTGCCGGCCTGAGCGCTGCCGGCCTGAGCTGTGCTCGTTGCCGGGGTGCCGGCCGGCTCGGTGGCGGCGGGCTCGTTGGCGGCGGGCAGGACCGCAGCCGTCGCATCCGTCTCGTTCGGCGCGATCACGGGGATGGACCCCGTGAGCGAGCGGGAGATGGTGCGCGCGGCGATCAGCGCGAGGGCGTGCTTGGCGTCCTCGGTGATGCCGTGAGTGCCGTGGCCGGCCTTGGCGGCGTCGGTGTGGGCAGCCGGCGGGGTGTGGCCGCCGCGCTGACCGGAGTTGCCGCCGTCCTGGTGGGACGATCCGTTGCCGTTGCCGTTGCCGGTGGACTTGCTGCGCGGGCGTCGCTCCTGGGCCGGCTGCGCGGTCTGGCGGTGTTTGACGACGGGGTCGTGGTGGATGACGATTCCGCGGCCGGCGCAGGTCTCGCAGTTCTCGCTGAACGACTCCAGCAGGCCGAGGCCGAGCTTCTTACGGGTCATCTGCACGAGACCGAGCGAG
It includes:
- the rsfS gene encoding ribosome silencing factor, translating into MTASAHALELLKVAAAAADSKAGEDLVAIDVSNPLPLADIFLIVTGRSERNVVAIAGEIEDKLIEAGYKPLRREGRAEGRWVLVDFGDLVVHVFHEEERVYYSLERLWKDCPVIPIDLPSARALDEPVVEPAVASPTESVVEIDAAD
- the nadD gene encoding nicotinate-nucleotide adenylyltransferase, with amino-acid sequence MTRHRPRIGVMGGTFDPIHHGHLVAASEVAQSFDLDEVIFVPTGQPWQKHDVTVAEHRYLMTVIATASNPRFTVSRVDIDRTGPTFTIDTLRDLHAERPDAELFFITGADAITQILGWKDAAELWKLAHFVAVSRPGHDLSISGLPNQDVSLLEVPALAISSTDCRERVNRGFPVWYLVPDGVVQYISKHHLYRSVA
- a CDS encoding glutamate-5-semialdehyde dehydrogenase, encoding MPARVGSGDRGVSDTADGLTALLTAARQASLALASAPTQVKNRALRGIAQALRDNVAGIVAANAVDLSVGADNGLSAALLDRLTLDEARIRSLADAVAEIELLTDPVGEVVRGSSLPNGVKISQVRVPFGVVGVIYEARPNVTVDIAALALKSGNAAVLRGGSAAENSNRVLVDLIQQALVAAGLPGESVQTIDPYGRAGATRLMQARGFVDVLIPRGSAGLIQAVVTESTVPVIETGAGVVHIFLDDSANLAWATDIVHNAKVQRPSVCNAVETVLVHEAAAARLLPAVLGRLAEAGVTIHGDAAVRALFPAAVPATEEDWSTEYMSLDLSVAVVADLDEAIAHIRRYSTGHTESIITNDIVNAERFLGEVDSAAVMVNASTRFTDGGEFGFGAEVGISTQKLHARGPMGLPELTSTKWIVRGSGQIRS
- the proB gene encoding glutamate 5-kinase; protein product: MERSGIATARRIVVKVGSSSISGANVGQIAPLVDALASAHGRGAEVVLVSSGAIATGMPYLQLDERPTDLATQQAAASVGQNLLIFRYQDSLDRYDIIAGQVLLTAGDLENASPRSNAQRAMERLLGLRILPIVNENDTVATHEIRFGDNDRLAALVATLVKADLLVLLSDVDALYTRPPHLPGAERIDHVAVGDTLPDVEFGSSLSGVGTGGAGTKVSAARIAQDAGTAVLVTSTALVAEALRGDAIGTWFEPAEPAVGGRTAGHELS
- the obgE gene encoding GTPase ObgE produces the protein MATFVDQVTLHLRAGNGGNGCVSVKREKFKPLAGPDGGNGGNGGDIVLVADPQVTTLLSFHRSPHRSSANGGPGMGDHRNGYSSDIIELPVPLGTVVKDAEGNELADMTEPGYRIVVAPGGQGGLGNAALASTKRKAPGFALLGTYGYEGDVYLELKTVADVALVGYPSAGKSSLIAAISAARPKIADYPFTTLQPNLGVVDAGEVRYTVADVPGLIEGASEGKGLGLEFLRHVERCTALLHVLDCATLDPGRDPISDLDIILGELAAYPVPEGQTPLLERPQLIALNKIDVPEGRELAAFVKAELEERGYRVFEISTVSHEGLRQLNFALAETVEAGRLSSAEAAALKPRIVIRPKAVDDSGFIVRVEGGSFGNIFRILGAKPERWVQQTDFKNDEAVGFLADRLAKLGTEDELFKAGAVAGSTVVIGPGDGMIFDWEPTLTSTAELITAPRGTDSRMDDSKRRTSNERREEYLKRMDAKSAARAELIREREAGMWSTGEEEYNGGADEVTENNAARRRTREGDSE
- the rpmA gene encoding 50S ribosomal protein L27, yielding MAHKKGASSTRNGRDSNAQRLGVKRFGGQVVGAGEIIVRQRGTHFHPGVNVGRGGDDTLFALEAGSVEFGAKGGRKVVNIVVAAA
- the rplU gene encoding 50S ribosomal protein L21, producing MVYAVVRAGGRQEKVEVGTIVTMDRIKADKDGNVELAAVLLVDGDKITSDSTSLANVKVTAEVLNDLRGPKIVIQKFKNKTGYKKRQGHRQELTRVQVTGIA
- a CDS encoding DUF4031 domain-containing protein: MSILIDQPAWPAHGTLWSHLVSDSSLEELHAFASAQGIPRRGFDLDHYDVPEARYDSLVAAGAVPVDFRGLVTRLRASGLRVSGRERRSRPGGATS
- a CDS encoding TIGR03943 family putative permease subunit, which encodes MPGPNDGVPPAAGAPTSPRPLSSVPGYLAERWRGIGLSLVVVVGTIWLGVTGQLGLYIHPRYFVFTVVMAALGLMFVVASFVVRTPAGAGPLSARRGALALTGSGLLLTIAAIAVLGLPPATLTSATATQREVNSGGLDSEASSAQAAALVGTGDYERLSVKEWVSLLAQSSDPGLYADKTARVTGFVLPDAADPDNVFYVARFVVTCCAVDAQPIGLAVFQPGWKASYDTDDWVEVTGTFRPNPSVRSTDALALQPTDITPVEQPSDPYVY
- a CDS encoding permease is translated as MHSDRGAVSRVPTGLIVGVILVALAFTVRAVSPAFEGWGLPDRAQDTVTLALSVIIESAPFVFLGILLSTVVQVWLPHGFITRFLPRQPLLRRACISLLGMFFPVCECGNVPLARGFMVGGFTVPESITFLLAAPILNPITIITTHQAFGFSDGILITRIVAGFVIANVIGWLYSRHPDPDSLLTRTFAASCARPDAGHDEHDGHGHGAGPRQGRFEKSVDLFTRETAVIMPALFVGSLIAALTQVFVPRSVLLALGSNPVWSVLAMMGLAFIVAVCSNVDAFFVLSFGSTFMPGGIASFLTFGAMIDVKMLALMRTTFTTRTLVQITALVALMSAAAGLLLNYVA